In the Naumovozyma dairenensis CBS 421 chromosome 4, complete genome genome, one interval contains:
- the TPO1 gene encoding polyamine transporter TPO1 (similar to Saccharomyces cerevisiae TPO1 (YLL028W); ancestral locus Anc_4.30) produces MSDTTAINNSNKNRSSTDIGAQPKSFLTTRDEQEEEQILQFNANEEPAPKMQGETNENNNNNGAQDTTSSGNIHLGSSGSCTSSSAIDEPLEYGGGLSQKETASSTGLNPEEELSIHRTATITSAAETQIAINRKLSHVLTGGNVDDEERIGVDYSGCLPMGGNRDYPPELPDRDQFEVTFDGPNDPLHPFNWPMKKKVILCVVLCLDCIGISMGSSIFGSAVLQICEIYDVIQVVAILGITLYVLGFAVSPVIYAPLSEIYGRRGVLVISAFAFCIFQFAVATAENLQTIMICRFFSGVIGSAPMAVVPAAFADMFDTNLRGKAICLFSLFVFVGPILSPVFGSYMAQRTTWRWLEYVVGIFAGVVFVLIVLFYEETHHPSILVNKAKQMRKQSNNWGIHAAHENVELSIKDIIQKTVTRPIFMLFTEPMLLIITIYNSFVYGILYLLLEAYPIVFVEGYGFIENGELPYIALIVGMLVCSFFIWYMDTDYLKRCAKKGGLVPEARLLLMILPSIFFPIGILWFCWTGNYPEKIHFMVPTVAGGFIGFGLIGIFLPCLNYIIESYLLLAASAVAANTFLRSGFGAVFPLFAGYMFHNLGIGWSGLVLGLFAAAMIPVPLLLYKYGAGIRRKSKLAYNG; encoded by the coding sequence ATGTCGGATACCACTGccattaataatagtaataagaATAGATCTTCCACAGACATTGGTGCCCAGCCTAAATCTTTTTTAACTACAAGAGAcgaacaagaagaagaacagaTATTACAATTTAACGCAAACGAAGAACCTGCTCCAAAAATGCAAGGAGAaactaatgaaaataataataataatggagCCCAAGATACAACAAGTAGTGGCAACATTCACTTGGGATCCTCTGGTTCGTGTACATCTTCTAGTGCCATCGATGAACCATTAGAATACGGTGGAGGTTTAAGTCAAAAGGAAACCGCCAGCTCTACTGGTTTAAAtccagaagaagaactGTCCATCCATAGAACGGCCACTATTACTTCAGCTGCAGAAACGCAAATTGCCATCAATAGAAAATTATCACATGTCTTAACTGGTGGTAACgtagatgatgaagaacGTATTGGTGTAGATTACTCCGGTTGTTTACCTATGGGTGGTAATAGAGATTATCCTCCAGAATTACCAGATAGAGATCAATTTGAAGTCACATTTGATGGTCCTAATGATCCATTACATCCATTCAATTGGCCtatgaaaaagaaagttaTATTATGTGTTGTCTTATGTTTAGATTGTATTGGTATTTCTATGGGGTCTTCAATTTTCGGTTCAGCAGTCTTGCAAATTTGTGAAATTTATGATGTTATTCAAGTTGTTGCCATCTTAGGTATTACACTTTATGTCTTAGGTTTTGCCGTTTCACCAGTTATTTATGCTCCATTATCTGAAATTTATGGTAGAAGAGGTGTCTTGGTCATATCTGCATTTGCATTCTGTATATTCCAATTTGCTGTGGCTACTGCAGAGAATCTTCAAACTATTATGATTTGTAGATTTTTCAGTGGTGTTATTGGGTCTGCTCCAATGGCAGTTGTTCCAGCTGCATTTGCTGATATGTTTGATACTAATTTAAGAGGTAAAGCTATTTGTTTATTCTCACTTTTCGTTTTCGTCGGACCAATCTTGAGTCCTGTTTTCGGTTCATATATGGCCCAACGTACTACATGGAGATGGTTAGAATATGTTGTTGGTATTTTCGCAGGTGTTGTTTTCGTTTTAATTGTGTTATTTTATGAGGAAACTCATCATCCAAGTATTTTAGTTAACAAAGCTAAACAAATGAGAAAGCAATCTAATAACTGGGGGATTCACGCAGCACATGAAAATGTGGAATTATCcattaaagatattattcaaaaaacTGTTACTAGACCAATTTTCATGTTATTCACTGAACCAATGCTATTGATTATTACCATTtataattcatttgtttATGGTATCTTATACTTATTATTGGAAGCTTATCCAATTGTCTTTGTGGAAGGTTATGGATTTATTGAGAACGGTGAATTACCATACATTGCATTAATTGTTGGTATGCTTGtttgttcatttttcatttggtaTATGGATActgattatttaaaaagaTGTGCCAAGAAAGGTGGGTTAGTTCCAGAGGCAAGATTATTGTTAATGATCTTACCTAGTATATTTTTCCCCATTGGTATTCTATGGTTCTGTTGGACAGGTAACTATCCAGAAAAGATTCATTTCATGGTTCCAACTGTTGCTGGTGGGTTTATTGGGTTTGGGTTAATTGGTATATTTTTGCCATGTTTAAATTACATCATTGAATCATATTTGTTATTAGCTGCATCAGCTGTTGCAGCAAACACGTTTTTAAGATCTGGATTTGGTGCAGTTTTCCCATTGTTTGCGGGATATATGTTCCATAATCTAGGTATCGGTTGGTCTGGTTTAGTTCTTGGTTTGTTTGCCGCTGCTATGATTCCAGTCCCATTATTGTTATACAAGTATGGTGCTGGTATCAGAAGAAAATCTAAGCTTGCATACAACGGTTAA